One window of the Shewanella maritima genome contains the following:
- a CDS encoding response regulator — MQSTVVIADDHPLYREALIGSIVKQLPELTLLESADYLSLFDMLKEQRDEIDLVLLDLSMPGCQGYSGLIFIKKYFPEIPVLIITAHNSAEIMSQCQLFNADGFVSKTASSDTIVSKISHLLESDDVLSPQLNMAALAQQEQLRYHKVMQLTPHQFHILSLVADGLLNKQIAAQLEISEKTVKAHLSKIFKILDVGNRTQAAKFVAGLALTTSWQH, encoded by the coding sequence ATGCAAAGTACCGTCGTCATTGCAGATGATCACCCGCTATACCGTGAAGCATTGATCGGTTCAATCGTTAAACAGTTACCCGAACTTACGCTATTAGAATCTGCAGATTATTTGTCGCTGTTTGACATGCTTAAGGAGCAGCGCGACGAGATTGATTTGGTATTACTGGATTTGAGTATGCCCGGTTGTCAGGGCTATAGTGGCTTAATCTTTATTAAGAAGTACTTCCCTGAAATTCCGGTACTGATTATTACCGCCCATAACAGCGCAGAAATTATGAGTCAGTGTCAGCTATTTAATGCAGATGGATTCGTATCTAAAACGGCATCAAGCGATACCATCGTGAGCAAAATAAGCCACTTACTTGAAAGCGATGATGTGTTGTCTCCGCAATTAAATATGGCTGCATTGGCTCAGCAAGAGCAGCTGCGCTATCACAAGGTGATGCAATTAACGCCGCACCAATTTCATATTCTGTCCTTAGTTGCTGATGGTTTGCTCAATAAGCAAATTGCCGCGCAGCTAGAAATCTCTGAGAAAACGGTGAAAGCACACTTATCGAAGATTTTTAAAATTCTCGATGTGGGTAACCGCACTCAGGCGGCTAAGTTTGTCGCTGGATTAGCCTTAACGACATCTTGGCAGCATTAG